One Ranitomeya variabilis isolate aRanVar5 chromosome 4, aRanVar5.hap1, whole genome shotgun sequence genomic window, ACACCATGgtctactggttcatcctatgacGTTTTCTATtacactgtgaactgtcattgtcttggtgaataactcaatatttttacataacttgccatttttttttcagacaatgtaagtagaaatattcaaaaacataaATTTCAAGGAtatttattcaaaaataataattggttttattcttggcagatgattgtacctggagatcagagggacagctgatatCTTCAATTTTTAACTCAGATGATATTGAGATCACACAGGATACAAATGAAGTGAATTTCTTTACACCAGGTATACCATCATCTCTTCACAACAATGATCTGTTATCTGATCCCACGAAACagatcctgtcttctgattcattaccaactactaaggaaaatcaaagtcacaaaataagcattaaaaaacgaacTACTCTTAAAGTAAATATGCCATTTTCccgttcagaatatggaaatagttttcctaTTGAAAGGccttttcttaaacatcaaaaaaatcacacagcggagaatagattttcttgctccaagtgtgggaaatgttttaacaagaaatcaaatcttgttagacaccagagaactcacacaatgGAAAAGACAttgtcatgttcagaatgtggaaaatgttttaaccttaAATCAAATCTTCttagacaccagagaattcacacaggagagaagcctttttcctgttcagaatgtggaaaatgttttacacacaAATCAAATTGTGTTaaccaccaaagaactcacacaggggagaagcctttttcatgctcagaatgtgaaaaatgttttaaccagaaatcggacTTAGTTAACcaccagagaattcatacaggagagaagcctttttcctgttcagaatgtgggaaatgttttaaccagaaatcagctttggttaggcACCAcagaattcacactggagagaagtctttttcctgttcagaatgtggaaaatgttttacagagaaatcaagtcttatcaaacatcagaggactcacacaggggagaagcctcttTTATGTTAAGAACGTGGGAAATGCTTTAACCAGAAAGCACATCTTGATAGCACCAGAGAACCcaaacaggggagaagcctttttcatgttcagaatgtgggaaatattttatctATAAATGgattcttgttagacatcaaagaaCACACACAGGGAAGAAGCTTTTCTTATGTTCAGaaagtgggaaatgttttaaccggaaagcgcatcttgatagccaccagagaaccaaTACAAAGGACAagactttttcatgttcagaatgtgggaaatgttttatagagaAATCAAATCTTATCAAACATCAAAAAActaacacaggggagaagccattttcatgttcagaatgtgggaaatgttttacagagaaatcaagtcttatcaaacatcagaggactcacacaggggagaagcctttttcatgttcagaatgtggcaaatgttttaaacagaaatcagatGTTGctatacaccagagaacccacacaggataGAATCcttattcatgtttagaatgtgggaaaagttttatgtAGAAATCAAATCTTATCGCACATCAGTAAAAATTATTTAGAGTGTGGGAGATTTTTAACTCGAAAtcgcatcttgttagacaccagagcattaacacaagggagaagcctttttcatgttcagaatgtgggaaatgttttaccagaaAGTACATCTTGATAGCCTCCGAAGAACCCACAGAGGGAAGAACACTGCAACAACACCCAACAAATTAGAAAGGCCATAGCTGCAACAACTAAAAACACCAATTTGGACCTAGCTTCCTAATAGGCCGTTTAGGTGTTTCTAatacctcctgaggaaccagatGGGAGGCTGCATGACACTGTCaacaaggggaaaaaaaagtgtcAAGTAGGATACGAAAACACGTGAAAAACTAAAAGACATTCATATAGGGCAGGCCTGGGCAAACTGCAGCTCGCAAGCCATATCCGGCCCCCTGACTGTTCCTGTGCGGCCCGCTGACACAGCCAGACAGCTGGAGAAGtactgatctttctcagaatcgtAATTGCAACTGTAGCTCAGCCCCCATCTTCTCATTgatagatggggggggggggggtttgctcaGTTCCTGGCTTGCAGAGCTGCTGAAACCTGTGCAGGAGGCCGAGCGGTCAGGACAGGAGGAGGGAAGCAGGAGTACAACACCCATCTGCTGCAGAAAATGGGCAAGTAGCTTCTAAGAGGAGCCAGATACCACCTGGGAGGCAGCATCCTGTGTCCGCTGTGCTGAGGAGGTCACTGCACCTGCGTTGCCTCCTTTCACACTGTGGAATTAAAGTTGTGGGACTGCAGTTTATGTTCAGGAAGAGCAGCTTATTAGTAGCCACTGCATCTCCCTGGATCTGCCTGGCAGCTGATAGGAGAAAAACACTGGGGCTGAGTATTCCACTGAATACAGGGTCCAGCAGTGAGGTGCCCCCTCACCTCCGCTACATACAGCCTGCAGATGGGATATTCTGTGTGCTCCCCAAGCTGCTCTTCTGCCCCACTATCTGCTGCCTCCTCACCTTTGTATGTGAGGGTTAACCCTTACCTCCCAGCTTGTACTGTTGTATATCCTGTGCAGGAATGGTAAAGGTTaagtcccccatagtgctgcccccTGTGATCACTCCATAGACTGCAGTAAGGCTTTCTCACCCACTGCCTGTCACCTCCTGCCCCATATGTCATGTGGATCTATGCATGTGGGGAACAACATTTTTCCAATGTTACCAATTTATTGCTTGAGCAACTACTATTACTTGTTGCAATAATCTTTATTGCAACAAGTATTGTCAGGCTATGCTCACACTACTGTAATAtttgtccatgtgctgtccgtgataAAAAATAAACCCGACCTCAATCGGAGCACTAGGGGCAATGTTATGGAATTGGGCTATCCAGATTGCAGTGTGAGAAAGATGACAGCACCCACCGGCCTCTTCTGTATTTCGAATGAGACTCGCTTGTtgaagtctatgggtgagcaaaaaaaaaaaaatggatcccatATGAATCATCTGTATACATAaaatttttaataaataataataatctttattttaatatagcactaacatattccgcagcgctttacaggctgcacacattatcatcgctgtccccaatggggctcacaatctcgaTTCCCTAtcagtttttggagtgtgggaggaaaccggagaacccggagaaaacccacgcaaacacgggaagaacctacaagctccttgcagatgttgtccttggtgggatttgaatccagctctgcagtgctaaccactgagccaccgtgctgccctcccATTGCTAACAATGGACACTGTATTGTATAAACTTTATTCACTTCTGATGTATAAAAATGAATGCTATACGGTTGACAATACAGATGGAAAAATCATCTTTTACTggttgaaaataatttttttatacgcTCATGTAAACTTAATCACATTATCAACTGCTTTTTATAAAGTGATGAAATTATTATGCAGAATTAAAGGGTGATCCAAAACCAAAGGTGAATTTCATACTAAATTATATTCAATAATCTAATCAATTTTCTAATATATTTTAGTTAAAACATTTCTACCTTTCcctctctacttttttttttttttttacttccaatgACATTTttcttgagaatcccagtgcattttGGGGTACTCACATGGGACGTCATTAGTGGGCAGATGCTGCGGTCACTGCCGCAGCTGCTTTCCCCACCATGAAATAAAGCCTCTGTCACGCTCGCACCTAGACTAGATGGCGCGAATGTGGAGGAGTGGCCCCACTGTGccccaaaccagactaccctggaaggggcgtgactaagcagctaccttggtgttcactggagcctctagtggtgaggtcaggcttgtgcggcaggttgcTGCCAGGTGCCacgccagggtggtgtctggctgtgccgGCTGATCCTACCGGGGGACGGAACACAGGCGGGCACGGCCAGCGTCGGACAGGAGTACATTGGGCctaccagagaaaaatcattcttagGACCCACCGTGCATTTATatagaaataataccaattctgTTGCAAAATGAGGTAATATCAAACAAAGTGTTTATTAGCCTACCACggtaaccttcaaaaggaacccgaagactctttttcacatgtaaagtgccatggaataaatggcgctataatagtgaatagcattaataataataatcagccaaTAAATAACCAATTTACCTTAATGTATAAATAACAAACTAAAGAAACACTTCCATTTGTGAGAACCACATCTACTATTAAGGTACATCCTGGAAAATGAGTATTAGTTActagataaaaataaatattatatacaACCGACTTTACTGAACAAAATGTATATTGCCTAAAGAAATAGGAATTTCACCTTTCCCAATTTTAAAAATTGGAAATCAAATTTGCCTACAAGCCGTCTCAGCATATTCTTAGCATCTACAGTAATGCAAATACACAAAATTAGCTCAAAGCATGCTGAGAATATGCTGGGATCACCCAGCAGCGCCATTGAAGCAGCACATCAAGCCACCCCTACCAACAACACTGTTGgacccccttcacatgtccatataaaacacgtacgTGTTACACCCatatcggtgtcaccagtgttttcaatcattgtgccgtccgtgtgccatccatgtttttccggtatggaaactggaaatgaaattacaaagcctcTCACATACTTCAAATGttaaacacggacagcacacgtaTAGCACACGGATGGCTCATGGACGTACAGTGTGTACAAGGACATATATATGGTATGCACACACCAACATTAagtttatatacagtatgctcaGATACATATGAACAATATagtgcacacatgcagtatacaaATATAATATACACAGACGCACATAATATATAGTGtatgtacatgcatatatatatatatatatataaatatacacacatgcaccacagatgtacacaatcatactatatactgtatatatgtacacacatactatactatatacacatacactgtgttccaaattattatgcaaattggatttaagtgtcttaaagatttaattgttttgtttttcaaataaactcgtggatggtattgtgtcttagggctcaatgaatcactgaaatcaatcttaaacacatgtgataattaattttccaggtgattctaattaaaggaaaactactcaaaaatgatgttccacattattatgcaggtcacaggtttcaagcaatatgggaaataaaaaggatctctctgctgctgaaaagcgttaaatagtgcaatgccttggacaaggtatgaaaaaattagatatttcacgaaaacttaagagtgatcatcatactctgatgagatttgtgactgaaacagagcacagacagagttcatgcaaataaaggcataatgaggaagttttctggcagacaaattcattggattaagagagcagctgccaaaataccattacaaagcagcaaacagttatttgaagctgctggtgcgtctggagtccctcgaacctcaaggtgtccctcgaacctcaaggcttgctgtggtgcataaacctactattcggccactcctaaacagtgttcacatgcagaaacagttgcagtgggcccagacatacatgaagactaattttcaaacagtcttgtttactgatgagtgtcgagcaactctggacggtccagatggatggagtagtggatggttggtggatggccaccatgtcccaacaaggctgcaacgtcagcaaggaggtggaggagtcatgttttgggctggaatcatggggaaccagctggtagggccctttaaggttcctgaaggtgtgaaaatgaccttagcaaagtaaatagagtttctgactgacaactttcttccatggtctaaaaagcagaaacgtgccttcaggaacaaaatcatcttcatgcatgacaatgaatacctctgagtaattggctgctatgggcataaaaggagataaactcatggtgtggccaccatcttcccctgacctcaaccctatagagaacctttggagtatcatcaaacaaaaagatctatgagggtgggaggaagTCCACATcagaacagcagctctgggaggctattctgacttcatgcaaagaaatacaagcagaaactctccataaactcacaagttcaatggatgcaagaattgtgaaggtgatatcaaagaagggttcctatgttaacatgtaacttggcctgataggatgttttggagttgaatagcttttttgttcagtgaatgtgacctcctaatgctgcaaattccacaaatgagcattttcagttctttaaaacatatcaaatgtttagaaattctactgtgcataataatttggaacagtgcattttgagtttttattcgttttggagattatactgttatcattgggaggcttcttcaataaaatttgatgtataatctaacgggtgattacttttattagactgactgtcatttgcaccgaccatttaggaaatccgagaaaaatgtaatttgcataataatttggaacatagtgtatatagaaATGCAcactcaggctcggactggcccaccggagaaccggaggatcctccggtgggcccaggcactgacacctgctggcatactggccagcagctgcctagggcccccactgctccaggggccccttgccagtggctatagggcccctgagtcaagggggcccaccctgtgccagtagcagcagctggagacaggatcctgtccccgctgctaaagccaaatgaatattcacgcctctccacgcccctATGgacgtggagaggcgtgaataccatttctctttaatagcgggcagcgttagccgcaggctgcagctaacattgcccgcatgtaaagccgcatCACCACAAACACAAGCAGCGCTCATGTGGCATAACACAGGGCAGACCCTGATGGGAGGCTACATCATTGAAGAAGACGTTATCCAAGTAGTAGCCATTTCCTCCGCCCTCCAGCTCCGTAGTAGACCCCTCTGATCACTGTAGCTAGATAAGGCTCTACAGAAAGCCACGCCCACATGTGACCAGCATACCACTTTGACTCCGCCCCTTCCCGTCTCCATACACGTGTGCCTAACCCCGCCCTGTGCGTGACGTCAGTAGATGGCGCGCAAGGCTCGGAATGGCGACCGTGCTGGAGCTGCTGCTGCATGAGCGGGTGACGGTGGACGTGGTGCTGCTCTGGGTGACGCACACGACACAGGTAGAGCCGGGCCGCACACGTCAGctattatctgtggctgcggcagtTAAGTGCCGTGCTCTGTGGAGGGAGTTTTACTTCAGGAGTTAGCGCCAGCTGCGGCTGTAGACTAGTCCATGGAGCCTGCCCGCTCCTGTGTCTGCAGTCCAGCTGCTGGCTCTGTGTATGTGCGCCCTTCGTGACAAGTACAGACACACACCCCCCATGTCAAATCCCATGTCACCACATATGGGTCCGCTGAGGTCTCTAGTGCTACATCTCCTTGGTGACGATCACCATAGCAGCAAGCACACTGGGGTAACTATAGTGGGTGCATGGGTAACAGTCCCTGCAGGGCTCTGGGGATAGGGGGACCCCAAACCTGCCAGGCACAACCCCTGCACATAATGTTTGTGGGCACAATGGGCAGACTTTTCCCCAACTGCAGGAAGGGCCGAGTCCTGGGCTGGTGGGGATCAAGTCTTTGGCCTGGCTGGGTGCGGTGCCCGAGTCTTCAGCATGGGGGGTACCTGAATTCTGGGGTCTGAAATGTAGAAATAAAGGCATTCTGCGCTCCCTCACTGCCGCTCTGTAGTTCCCCCCCATATATCTCTCCGATCAGCAGCTGCTGTGTAGTGATGGCTGGACCATTGTGACGACACTGCAGCAAATGACCAGTCAGCCTCTTGCACATCGTCCCTTTAGGATCTGTACTCTCCCAGGCAGGTGATGCAGACATGGGATGGTAGTAATCCAAATTGGACATGTATAGAAAGGGTTAATGTGTTGGGTAGTGTATCGTTTTTTCTTCACCCTGTATTTTTATCATTTTTGTTTCTGCAAAGATGCCATACATTTTAAAGGTGTTGTCAAGCACAATTTTATTCCTTTACTAtgagcctaaaaactaacaggcagaagCAATCACCTGCCTCTTGTACCCAGCACTGGCTCAGAGCAGTCATCGACCTCTCCTGCCGGCAATTCAGCTGCTCCACTTCAACAGAGCAGTTGTTCTTCTTTCGGGCCGCTGTCGGCAGGATGTGACTGCtgacattctgattgacagccgtctctctgcagtgaagcgttggggagctggctgtcaatcggcATGACATCAGCACGCCGTGTCGAATGAGCAGCCTGGAAAAAGATCTGCTCTGCTAACATTgagttgactacattatattctgtggtggctgcattatactatatgagggggctgcattataccctatgagggtgctacattatattctatggtggggattgcgttatacctgagggggttgcattatattttgtggggtgctgcattatattctattagaggggactgcattatattttatgagggggctaaattatattctgcgaGGGGGCTACcctaacccttgctacataattaagacgtgaactaccttatattataccctgatattagcgctttttactgcacagttggtggtcttgtatctatttctatgtagctacatagtgggccccaaaaatgcttttctctggtgggcccaaggtgctccagtccgacgctgtgcacactgtatactgcacatgtacacaGGTCCTGGTGCTTCACTTGTGCTGAAAACATCTTCCTGCCCCGTCTGACCTCTTCTGTACTGTGAGATGCCCCCCCTCACTCTCAACCTGACACTTGCAGGGATAGAGAGAGGGGGAATGTAGGGGGGAATTGGGAAATACGAACAAGGACTTCAGAAGATGCACAGTATTATTCACTGTAAGGAATGCTGTACACTGTCtgtgcacttcataaaggggctgcagatgcagggggccccctttgggGGTGGCAAGAGCTGGGCCTGAgggtgggcccaccggaggatactCTGGTGTCCTGGTGCCCAGTCTGACCctgggcacagctgagacactggcaggcaggcatggctgagacagaaGGGACTGGAACTTACTCGGAAGACACAGGAATACAGGCAGCTG contains:
- the LOC143767615 gene encoding uncharacterized protein LOC143767615; translated protein: MNMDRDKMVERILHLTLEILFRLTGKDYTVVKKTSSERCQDPVSEGWGRPQSPIMEPPPHPLTHEDSNDQKILELIYKMIELLTGEVPIRCQDVAVYFSMEEWEYIEGHKDLYKDVIMEVPQLLTSPDLSSMRTTPDRCPCPLLPQDCKQEDSNVPQDHQGEDLTHINTTETYVRGDERCKQTIPTYDYPDDCTWRSEGQLISSIFNSDDIEITQDTNEVNFFTPGIPSSLHNNDLLSDPTKQILSSDSLPTTKENQSHKISIKKRTTLKVNMPFSRSEYGNSFPIERPFLKHQKNHTAENRFSCSKCGKCFNKKSNLVRHQRTHTMEKTLSCSECGKCFNLKSNLLRHQRIHTGEKPFSCSECGKCFTHKSNCVNHQRTHTGEKPFSCSECEKCFNQKSDLVNHQRIHTGEKPFSCSECGKCFNQKSALVRHHRIHTGEKSFSCSECGKCFTEKSSLIKHQRTHTGEKPLLC